Proteins from one Gossypium raimondii isolate GPD5lz chromosome 8, ASM2569854v1, whole genome shotgun sequence genomic window:
- the LOC105791260 gene encoding protein RESPONSE TO LOW SULFUR 3: protein MAPTMAAPEEELRKRNQELEKELKESREREEQMRKELRKMWERLRVAEEAEERLCSQLGDLEAESVNQARAFNAHILSLMDQLSKGSNLLINSHPSPASISIL from the coding sequence ATGGCTCCAACAATGGCGGCACCAGAAGAAGAGCTGAGGAAGAGGAACCAGGAGTTAGAAAAGGAATTGAAGGAGAGTAGGGAAAGAGAGGAGCAGATGAGAAAGGAATTACGAAAGATGTGGGAAAGGCTGAGGGTGGCGGAAGAGGCGGAGGAAAGGCTCTGTTCTCAGCTGGGTGACCTGGAAGCAGAGTCCGTCAATCAGGCCCGTGCTTTCAACGCCCACATACTTTCCCTCATGGACCAGCTCTCCAAGGGTAGCAACCTTCTCATCAACAGCCACCCATCCCCTGCATCCATCTCCATCCTCTGA